The Bartonella bovis 91-4 sequence AGTAAAACCAGCATAAAACACCCACTTAAATAACGACATTGACGATCCTTTGTGGAACAATAATAATTTTCTTTACCGGCTTTTCTGTCAATTGCGCTTTAACACATTCAAGAGCCAAGACTGCTTCTTCAATTGCCTCTTTATTGGCTGTTACACAAAGGGTAATATCACCGCGTTTTTTGCCATTAATCTGCACCGGCAAAGTAACAAACTCTTCAACTGTCAAGGTAGGATCATACACAGGCCAGGAAAGCTCACAAATCAGTGTTTTTCCTCCAAAAGCAGCATGACATTCTTCTGCCAAATGCGGCATTATAGGTGCAATCATTGCAAAGAAAAAATCCATTGCTTGACGCAAAGCTGACTTTATCTCATCGTCAATATCTTCCACCTTATTTAAAAATGGCGTCATTGTATTTAATAATTCATAAAGGCGTGCAACTGCCCGATTAAAAGCAAGCTTTTCTAAATCATCCTCCACAGCACAAAGCGTGCGATGAGCTGCTTTTGAAAGTGCCAAAGCTTCACCCTGACAGCCTGTGCGTGGCTCAACTTCCTTTAAAACTGAGGCACTTAAAGCAACACAGCGCCAGATGCGTTGCACGAAACGATAAGCTCCTTCAATCCCTGCTTGTGTCCAAATAACATCACGCTCAGGAGGAGAATCAGACAACATAAACCAGCGCACTGTATCTGCCCCATAAGAAGCAATAATATCATCAGGATCAATAATATTCTTTTTTGATTTCGACATTTTTTCAATTGAACCAATCGTCACATGAGTATGATCAGCCAATTTATAAGCTTGGCGTTTCCCGTCTTTTTCAACAATCGAAACCTCCGCTGGTGTAACCCATCCTTGTTCATCCCGGTAGGTTTCATGAACAACCATACCTTGTGTAAATAACCCTTCAAAGGGCTCATCTACACTAACATGACCAACAAGCTTCATCGCACGCATAAAAAAACGTGCATATAAAAGATGTAAAATCGCATGTTCAATACCACCGATATATTGTTTAACAGGTAACCACTGCGCCGTTGCCTTTTGATCTGTTGGTTCTTTTGCTCTAGGTGCGATAAAACGCGCATAATACCAAGAAGAATCAACAAAAGTATCCATTGTATCGGTTTCGCGTTTTGCCAATTTGCCACAAGAAGGACAAGCCACTTCTTGCCACTTTTCATGGCGTGCAAGAGGATTACCAGGCTTATCAAAAGTCACATCATCAGGCAAAACAACTGGCAAATCAGTGCGTGCCACAGGAACCACCCCACAAGTAGCACAATGAACCATAGGTATCGGGCAACCCCAATAACGTTGACGTGAAATTCCCCAATCACGCAATCGAAATTGTACAGTTCTTTGCCCTTGAGGCTGACCATTTAAGGTCTGTTCTTCAAGGCGTTTAGCAACTTCTTCAAAAGCTTCCTTTACCGTAAGACCATTTAAAAAGTCTGAATTAATCATCACGCCTTCACCACTGTAAGCCGTCTTAGAGATCATAAAATCCTTGGCATCAGCATCTTTTGGCAAAACCACCGCACGTACAGGAAGATCGTATTTACGTGCAAAATCTAAATCCCTTTGATCATGAGCAGGACACCCAAAAATAGCACCTGTTCCATAATCCATGAATACAAAATTAGCAACATAGATAGGAATACGCACCATTGCATTAAATGGATGAATAGCCAAAAGTTTTGTGCGAAATCCTTTTTTTTCAGCTGTTTCAAGTGCTTCAGTTGTCGTGCTACCACACCGACAATTCTCAATAAAAGTAGCAAGTCCTTTGTCTTGTTGTGCCAATGTTTGTGCAATCGGGTGATCTACAGAAAGAGCTAAAAAAGACGCTCCAAATAAAGTATCAGGACGGGTTGAATAACAAATAACCTCATCAAACGCTTGGCATCCATCATCATCAACATTTGTCTTATCTAAAGCCCAGCCAATTAAAAGGCCTCGTGACTTACCAATCCAGTTTTTTTGCATAATGCAGACTTTTTCCGGCCATTTATCAAGCCTCTTAAGCCCTGCTAATAAATCTTCACTAAAATCACTGATTTTGAAAAACCACTGCGTCAATTCTCGCTGTTCAACCAATGCGCCAGAACGCCAACCTCTTCCATCAACAACCTGCTCATTGGCTAAAACTGTGTGGTCAACAGGGTCCCAATTCACTTTGGCTACTTTACGTGCAATCAGCCCCTTTTCATAAAAGTCAAGGAAGATCATTTGTTGACGATGATAATATTCCACATCACATGTTGCAAATTCACGCGACCAATCTAAAGAAAGCCCCAATTGCTTTAATTGCCCACGCATAACCGCAATATTTTGATAAGTCCAAACCTTTGGATGCACTTTATTTTGCATAGCAGCATTTTCAGCTGGCATACCAAAAGCATCCCACCCCATGGGATGCAGTACATTAAACCCTTTTGCACGTTTATAACGTGCAACAACATCTCCCATAGTATAATTGCGCACATGTCCCATATGAATGCGCCCTGAAGGATAGGGAAACATCTCTAAAACATAATATTTTTCACGCCCATCATCATTAGAGGTTTGAAAAATTTGTCTCTCATCCCAAATTGCTTGCCATTGTTGTTCGCGTGCACGTGGATTGTAGCGCTCAATTGTCATTCCCATTATACTCTTTACAAAATTAAACCAAAAAGCTTTCTGAATGCTTCACCATGGATTAAAGCTATCGTCAACCTTTTCAATAGAAATTTTAAAAGCTTTTATAAACAATGACTCAAAACTTTAAACAAAAAACAGGAACAACAAAACATGAACACATTCAATGCTTCCCTTATTGATACGTGGAACAACCTTCAACAAGACATTGCCGCGACATGTAAAGACTATCACCGCTCACTAGAAAGTGTTCAGTTAATTGCTGTTTCAAAAACTGTTGCTGCACAACAAATTGTTCCACTACTGCAAGCAGGCCAACGACTCTTTGCTGAAAACCGTGTGCAAGAAGCAGCGCAAAAATGGCCACGTCTGCGAGAGCAATTTGAAGCCATAAAACTCCATCTTATCGGCCCCTTACAATCCAATAAAATAGCAGAAGCGGTTAAAATTTTTGATGTTATTCAAACTGTAGACCGTGAAAAAATAGCCCAAAAATTATCCGAAGAAATGCATAAACAAAAAAAGTATCTTCCCTGTTATGTTCAAGTCAATATCGGATTAGAACAACAAAAAAGTGGCATTGCACCGCAAGAAGTAGTCGATTTTGTAACCCAATGTAAAAATCAATATGGGCTTGATATTATAGGCCTCATGGCAATTCCACCGGTCGAAGAAAACCCTGGCCCCTATTTTGCTCTTTTAGCTAAACTGGCAAAAAAAGCAGGTGTTTTAAACTTATCTATGGGTATGTCAAATGACTTTAAAACTGCTCTTCAATTTGGTGCAAATGTCCTTCGTATTGGCACAGCTTTGTTTGGACAACGTCCACTATAAGTACCTTTTGCTTAAATTATATACTCCTCTTCTCTAAAGAACAGCTCATATATCCTCCGTCAAATCATCAATTAATTAAAAAAACAAAAAACATTTAAAAAGTATTGAGTGTAAAAACTGAAAAAACTTGAAACTATTATAAAAAAAGTCAATGATAATGACTTAAATAAAAAAGCAAAAGTGGTAACTTAGAGTGATTCGTTTTGAAAATGTTGGTTTGCGCTATGGGATGGGGCCTGAAATCCTCCATGACATCAGCTTTCACATTCCACATGGATCATTTCAATTTTTAACTGGAGCATCTGGGGCGGGTAAAACATCCTTGATGCGTCTGATGTTTTTGTCCATCAGACCAACCCGCGGTCATATTGATTTATTTGGCAACGATACAGCCTTACTTAAACGACAAGAGCTTCCTGCTTTACGACAACGTATTGGTGTCGTCTTTCAAGATTTTCGCTTGCTTGACCATATGACAACTTATGAAAATGTTGCACTGCCTTTACGCATTAAAGGGCAAGAAGAAGCAACATATCGTAGTGAAGTAGAAGATCTTTTACAGTGGGTTGGTCTTGGAAACCATATTCACGCTTTACCACCCATTCTTTCAGGTGGAGAAAAGCAAAGAGTAGCAATTGCACGCGCGCTCATTGATCAACCTGAAATTCTTCTTGCTGATGAACCAACAGGAAATGTTGATCCGCCTTTAGCAAAACGCCTCTTGCGCTTATTTATTGAATTAAACCGTTTTGGAACAGCTGTCGTTATTGCCACCCATGATGTCACATTGATGGAACAAGTCACAGCACGACGTATGATTCTTCATAATGGACGGATGACAATTTATGACTAAGTCTTTCTCCATCTTTCGCATTCAAAAATCAATTTTTACACGCAGTAAAACAACTAAAACAGCTATTATTCCCAGTAACAACATTTCTGGGCAAGCTTTGGTTGTTGTGATTGCTATTATGACATTTCTTGCAAGTTTAACATTAAGCAGTGTTGATCTAGTGCACCAAGCTGCTCATAATTGGAGTGCTCAAATTAACCATGAAGCAACAATTCACATACAACCTGTTGAAAATGTCGATATTGAACAAGCTCTGCGCAATGCAGTTCAATTAGTCACAACATTTCATGGTGTAAAAGAAGCCAAAATTGTTGATCAAGCAGCCACTGAAAAATTGCTTGAACCATGGCTTGGAACAGGCTTAACCTTGAGCAAATTGCCCATTCCCCGGCTCATTATTGTCACTTTAAACAAGGATGAAAAAACTGACTTTCACGCCATCAGCCAAGCCATTAAAACACATATCCCAGGCGGCCAATTTGATGATCATCGCTTCTGGGTTAATCGTTTTGTGACAATGGCAAAAACAACTGTTCTTATCGGCTTCTCAATTTTAGCACTAGTTTTAAGCTCGCTTATGCTTACGATTATCTTTGCAACACGCAACGCACTTGCAGAAAATTCTCATATTATCAACGTCTTACATTTCCTTGGCACTGAAACCCATTTCATTGCCAAACAATTTGATTGGCATTTTTTTAAAACAGCACTGCGCGGTGCATCATATGGTGGTGTGACAAGCACACTTCTCTTTAGCGCCTTTTTCTTCTGGATAAACAATAACCTGGGCACAGCACAAAGCAGCCAAATTACTGCCTTGTTTGGACATTTCTCAATAAATCTCGTCACCTATGAGAAAATTCTTAGCCTTATTCTTTTTGTGTCCCTTCTCACCACATTAACGAGCCGGATCACTATTTTAGCGCAACTTAAAAAAATTGATCAGTACAAAAATAATTTATTTTAATTTCATGACCAACGTTTCACCTCATCCTCGATCATCAGCACACAATCATACGCAAAAATGTTGCATTGCAAAGTTCACCACAAGTGTTCTACAGTTCTATAAACGCTTTTCACGCTATGTGCCATTAACAGTACTGACTCTTTTTATTACAATTTTGCTCATCGGCGCTACATTCGTTACTTTTTCGGAAAAAATTGAGCACCTAACCCCTCCAAATCCTCTACCACAAGCAGATGCAATCATCGTCCTTACAGGTGGAGAAAACCGAATAAAAACAGGATTTGATCTTCTACAAAAAAGGCTTGGTTCTCGACTATTGATCAGCGGAGTCAGCACAACAATTAATCTTAATAAATTGATTGACGCCACACATATCAATCCGCATCATTTGGCCTCTTGTGTTGATTTTGGATATGAAGCAACCAATACCAAAGGCAATGCTCAAGAAAGCGCTGCCTGGATCAAACAACATAACTATAAAACCGTTTATATTGTCACGCATGATTATCATATGGTGCGCTCTTTGCTCGAACTTAAACATCTAATGCCCCATATACATTTCATTGCATATCCCATTAAAGAGAATACTGCAGGCAGTTGGATCAAACAAATCAATCAAATGCGCATCCTTGTTTCTGAATATATCAAAAATATTGGAGTATACGTCAGAACTGCATTTTGACCCTCACACATTTTATTTACCATAAATTTTCTTAAAACTCTTTAAAAAACTTAAGCCCCTTGCTTTTACCTTAGATTACACAAAACTCTCCTTTGATACCCCATGCACTTGTTACACCATAAACATGGTTTCATATCTTGATTTTTGACAAACACTAAAACTTTCCCCCTCTCATTAACCAGTTCAAAGGCTCTCATAAGGTCAACCCGCATAGTCTACGCTCTTCATGCGCAGTCATATCTTTTCTGTTACAAATCTCGCAAAATGAAAAAACCATTCAAAATTGTGAAGTCACTTAAAGACACATGAAAATGATAAACTCTCAAACCATATAAAAGGTATAACTTAAATAAATTGTCCCTTGATTATACGCAAAAAGCCACACAATGAAACTCAACAAGCAACATCATCAATGCATAGTTTACCCAAAACACACCCATCAATGCTGTTGCACACTTATTATAATAACCACAATTCTTCTTTAGACTGATTTTTCAATCACGTGCCAAAGCAATCACAGGATCAAGCTGTGAAGCTTTTCGTGCTGGAAAAAAACCAAAACACACCCCAATAAAGGCTGAAAAAACAAAAGCTATAATGATTGAATTTATCGTATAAACCAATTGAATAGGTAGAGAAAACAATGAAAACAAGCTACCAACAGAAAGCCCCAAAAGAATCCCGAAACTCCCACCAATTGCACACATTAAAATTGCTTCGATAAGAAATTGCTGTAAAATATCACTTTGACGTGCACCAACTGCCATACGCACCCCAATTTCACTGATCCGCTCAGAAACAGTCACAAGCATAATATTCATCACCCCAATACCCCCTACAATCAATGAAATTGCTGCAATTGAAGTCACTAAAAGCGTTAAAATCTGTGTGCTCTGCATAAGACGTTGACGAAACGATTCCGAATTTCTAATGAAAAAATCTTCCTGACCATGGCGCATAATTAAAAAACGCCGTACCTCAGCTTCTGCTAACTTTGAATCGACATTATCAGCAATTTTCACAGTAATTGCACGAACAATTGTAGTTCCAAGAAAACGGGTTTGCACGGCTGTATAAGGCAAATAAACCTGGAGTGTATTTGATACGCCTGCCTCATTATTTGAAGTCACAACACCAATAATGCGCGCAGGCACCTTACCCACACGCACCACTTTCCCAACAGGACTTTCATGACTATGAGGAAAAAGAGAAGCAATAGCTTCCTTTTCAATCACTAAATCAAGTGTTCGATCGTGCACACTTTGTTTATTAAACAATTGTCCTTCAACAACTGTAAACCCGTGTGTCTGAAAAAATTGTTCTCCTACACCAACAACCACAGCATTGGCCTCAATACCTCTATAATAAACTGTCGAACTCACTGAAATTTGAGGTGTTACACCATCAACATAAGGCAGTCCCGATAAAGCTTGTGCATCATCTTCAACCAAACTTGTTATCTTATCTGCGAGTGGATCAGAAAAACTCTTACCAGGTAAAATTGTTAATATATTTGTGCCCAAACTCTTAAAATTTTCAAGAATTTTCTTTTGGGTCCCATTGCCCAAAGATACCATCGCAATAACTGACGCAATTCCGATAATCACCCCAAGCATTGTTAAAAAAGTCCGCATCCGGTGCGCATTCATTGCAAACAAAGCCATAGTAAAGGCTTCATAGAAACGATCCATAAAAGAACGAAAAGCCCCAAGTTGTTGATGATTTTTTAGATCTTTTACTGTATAATGAGACTGAATATTACTTCTTACCTTTTTAACTTTCGACACATTATCAGAAATAATTTCCCCATCACTGATCTCAATAATGCGTTGTGCTCTCTTGGCTACATCCATATCATGGGTTACCATAACAATGGTGCGTCCTTCTTGATGAAGCTCGTCTAAAATACGCAAAACTTCTTGGCCACTGTGTTTATCTAGTGCACCTGTTGGTTCATCTGCAAGAATAACATCAGCATCATTCATTAAGGCACGAGCAATCGATACACGTTGTTGTTGACCACCCGAAAGTTGATTGGGGCGGTGATTCATGCGATCACCCATCCCTAAACGCGTTAAAAGGCTTTGTGCACGCTTTCTTCGTATTGCCGACGCACACCGTGCGTAAATGGCTGGCATTTCAACATTCCCAAGAGCTGTCAATTCATACAACAAATGATAACGCTGAAAAATAAATCCAAAATGATTGCGCCGTAAAGCTGACAAATCATCTGCTGAAAGTAAAGCTATCTCTTTTCCTGAAACCCAATAACGTCCCCCACTTGGTCGATCAAGGCAACCTAAAATATTCATCAAAGTGGATTTTCCTGAACCAGAAGCCCCTACAATGGCCACCATTTCACCACGCTTAATGGTTAAATTAATATTTTTTAAAATAGGAACCAGTGTTTCACCTGCACGAAATTCGCGCGTGATATTTTCCAAGACAAGGACAGCATCTGTCTGCTTTGTTTCCATGTTTTAGATCTCGTCTTCACTTTGCCAATCAGTATCTTCTAATATTAGCCCATCATTTGAGCTGGTAATCACCACATCACCCTCACTTAATCCTGAAACAACCTCAGCCATTACTTTATTATTGAGTCCAATAGTTACCTGTTTTGCAACCACCTTATTTTTGCCAACCAAAACACGAACCCACGCTTTATGCTCTTTCGTCTCATCATGTAAAGCATCGCTTGGCACCAATAACACATTGTGAGAACGAGCTAAGATAATATGAACTTGAGCTGTCATATAAGTGCGTAAAAAATTGTCTTTATTGTCAACATGCACAAGCCCATTATAATAAATAGCTGATGATGCCAAAGCACTACCCCCTCCAGACATCTCAGGATTAATACTAATATCACTACGAATAGATTCAGGTGCAGGCTCTACTGTTTCTAATATGCCATCATAACGGCGTTGTGAATCACCAAAAATCGTGAAATAAAGCGCTTGTCCAGCGTGAACTTTCAAAATATCAGCTTCTGAAATTTGCGCTTTGACTGTCATTTTTGATAAATCCCCTAAAATAACAATTGTCGGTACTGACTGAACTGCATTAACATTTTGTCCTTCTTCAACAACCGTTTCTAAAACCGTACCTGCTGAAGGCGCTGTTATTCGTGTGTAGCTTAAATTAACCTCTGCACTTTCAACATCAATTTGTGCTTGTACAATTTGCTCTCGAAGCTGAGCAATCTGAGCTTCACGTATTTTTACTTGTATGAGTGCATCATCAAAGTTAGCACGTGAAACAGCATGTGCTTTGATCATCTCTTTTTGGCGTGCTAAATTTTTCTGCGCTAAAGTAAGGTGGGCTTCTTGTTCCATTAAACTCGCATAATAATGAGATAAAACAGCTTTTTTCCTTTTTAGATCATTTTCCTGATCTGTAGGATCAATCTCTGCCAATAAATCTCCTTCTTTCACAACACTACCAGGCGAAACATGCATCGCAATAACACGCCCTGTCGCGCGTGCACCAACAGCAACAAGCCGATAAGGGCGCACAATACCAGAAGCTAAAACACTTTCTTCAATATCACCACGTTTCACCACCGCTGTAATATAAGCCTGTGTGGAGTTTCCAAAAAAAAGAGTGCGAACCAACCCTAAAAAAACGATAAGAAAAACCACAATGCATAATAAAACAAACTTTTTGCGTTTTATGTTGTATTTCATGATTGAACTTTTTCTCCCTCATTTATTTTCACGCGTAAACCCACCACGTCATCCACTATTTCCGGGCGTGAAACATCAACCACACCATCCCAACCACCACCTAATGCTTTCATCAGCGCAATGTACTGTACAGCCACACTAACACAGCTATCTTTAAGCGCCATTTGCGAAGAATAATACGAACGACGCGCATCTAAAAATTCAAAGAAACTAACATTTCCACTCTCAAAAAGAAGCTGGGAAAGCTCCAATGAACGCAAAGCTGCCGCATTTGCAACTACCAGCTTTTCTAAACGCTGATGTTCTTTATAAAGTCTCACCAGCGCATTTTCTACATCTTCCAAAGCACCTAACACTTCTGCCCGATAAGTAATAAACGCTTGATCACGCTGTGCACGCGCCACTTCAACCGATGCTATTCTCTGCCCCCCATCAAAAAAAGGAAATTGAAGACCAGGCCCAAAAGACCAACCAATTGTTGAATTTTTTCCCAAATGGCCAATCTGTGTTGCCGCTGTTGAAATACGACCCGTTAAAGTAACTGATGGATAAAGATCTGCCTCGCGCTGACCAATGCGCGCTGTAGCTTGAGCATATTGGCGCTCTGCACGCCGTAAATCTGGACGCGTTAATAAAATATCAGCTGGGATTCCTGCAGGTATCGGCCATTGCGGTTGTGGAATTGCCCCCTCTTTTTTAGCACTCTTTTGTAAAATAGCCTCCAAAGCCGTAGGAACACGACCTGTCAAAACAGAAAGTCGATGAATGTTCATCGCTAAACTGGCTTCCATTTGGAATATATCCGCCTCTGTGTTAGCCATTTGTGCTTGCGCATTTGAAAAATCAAGTTCTGAAACCTCACCAGCAGCCAATTTGGTACGCATAAGTTCAAAAGTCTTACGCTGCGACACAACAATCTGGCGTGCAATTAACAGTTTTTCTTGCCAACCACGCATTTCAACATAATTTGTTGCTACATCTCCCAACAACGTCACCATCACAGAGCGCATATCTTCTACAGCACTATCAAGACCATAACGGGCTGCTTCAACCGCTCGCTTATGCCCTCCAAAAAGATCAAGTTCCCAGCTAGCATCAAAGCCACCACGATATTGACTTAAAGACACATCAGGTTGTTCAGAAACACGATTGCCTGAAATTGAACTAGAAACACTTGGCGTAAGATATCCTGCTGCTTGCCCTACACTGGCACGTGCTTCACGAATGCGCGCCTTTGCAACAGCAACGTTATTATTGCCAGATATCGCATCATCGACCAGCTCATTTAAAATAGGATCATTGAAACGCCGCCACCATCCCGCAAGTGTAACTGGATGCTCAGATATTTGAGCAGATTGCCTCCCCCAAATTGCTGGAACACTGAAAGATGTCTTATGATAATCAGGGCCAACAGCACATCCAGACAATATCAAAAATACAGAAAAGAAACTATAGTAAAAGTTTTTTGAAGCAATCCACCTTAAAGTATTAATCCGCATTCATCCTCCTGCGTGGTTTTCAAATCAACCCGCTATGTTTCTTCTTCAAGCATTTATTTCAAACTTTACGTGAAAAATCAAATACTGTCTGCACTGGAACGTGATCGGAAGGCTGAGGTTCTCCTCGTGCAGCACGAAAAATTGAAAGATCATCCATAAAAGGTGCTAAATCTGGTGAAGACCAAATATGATCAAGCCGCCGCCCACGGTCAGCAAGAGCCCAATCGCGTGCACGGTAACTCCACCATGTATAAAGTTTAGTAGGAACTGGAAATTTAATGCGCATTAAATCAACCCATCCCCCTTCACGGCATAATGCTTGTAAACGCTCGGTTTCGATTGGTGTATGACTGACAACGTTCAACAATTTCTCATGAGACCACACATCATCTTCTAAAGGAGCAATATTTAAATCACCCAACAAAAGAGAAGATAAACCATCACCCCGATCAGCTCGGATAGAAGACATTTCTTCTAAAAAATCAAGCTTATGACGAAATTTTTCATTCACGTTAACATCGGGCTCATCACCCCCAGCAGGAACATAAAAATTATGAATCCGAATTGTCTTACCAAAAACTTCAACAATCACTGAAAGGTAGCGACTTTCTTCCTTTTGACAAAAAAAACGCTTTTCAACATCAAACAAAGGCAAACGTGAAACAATCGCTACGCCATTGTAAGATTTTTGACCATTAAAAACAATATGCTCATAACCTGCCGCTTGAAAAGACTCACTCGGGAACAAATGATCCGGACATTTAGTCTCTTGTAAACACAAAATATCTGGAGAAAAGAGGTCCAAATATCGAAGAACTTGCGAAAGGCGTAAACGAATAGAATTAATATTCCAAGTAGCGATACGAAAAAACATCAATTTCCATTTCGATTGCGTGACATTGCGATATTTTTATAAGGAATTGTAAACATCCCATCAGCAAACTGAATACCTGTGCGCACATTCATAATTTGGACTGTTGTTTCCAAATTTTGCTGATCAACAATTGTCCACTGGCGCAAACTATAGTTTTTAGAATCAAAAATCATTCTTATGTGCCCCTTGCCAATACTTTTATCATGCAAAACAATCGTTATTACCCCTGGATCTTCACGAAGCGCTAATAAATTTCCTGATGATATATTAATTTTATCATCCAATAGAAATTTCATCGGTGTTTGAGAAAGTTGATAAAGATTCCACGTATTGAGCGCACTATTGTTCACACCCACCGATTTGCCATCCGCTATAATCCGCAAAGGCACTCCCTTATACCCAAACCGAATCTTACCAGGACGCTCTAAATAAAATGTTCCTTCAGTCATTTTGCCCTTTGGGCTAAATTGAATAAAATCCCCTGTCATTGTTTTTATCGCAGAAAAATGATTAGCAATAGCCTGAGCTCGTGCTATCTGACGAGATGACTGTGCAAAAGAAGAGACAGTAAACAACACACAAACAATAAAACCAAAAACAATAAATGCTCTTCTTAATGATAAATAATATGTTATCACAGACAATGCTCCTAATCGCTTAAATAACACATGCTCAACTCTAAAATATAAGCAGTAAACTTCAAAATATAAACATTACACAATACCTTAATTGCGTAAATATTCACTCAAATCTAAAAGCATTATTTAAAATAATCTATTTAAGATTTTTATTTTAACACGACTCTTCTTCAGCAGGTACTAAAATTTCTCGTTTTCCCGCATGATTAGCAGAGCTAATGATTCCTTCCTCTTCCATTCGCTCAATTAGCGAAGCAGCGCGGTTATATCCAATCCCTAAACGACGCTGAATATAAGAAGTTGAAACCCTACGATCACGCAAAACAACTGCAACAGCTTGGCTATAAGGATCATTTTCCACAGGAGAGACAAGCGAAACATCAGTACCATGATCTGCCGTTTCTTGTGTAACAGCCTCCAAATAATCAGGCTGTGCTTGAGCTTTCAAATGAGCAACAACCTGTTCAACTTCATTATCAGCCACAAAAGGACCATGAACACGTTGAATACGCCCCCCACCCATCATAAAAAGCATATCCCCTTGCCCCAGCAATTGTTCGGCTCCTTGTTCACCAAGAATGGTCCGACTATCAATCTTTGAACTAACAGAAAAAGAAATGCGTGTAGGAAAATTAGCTTTAATCGTACCCGTAATAACATCCACCGAAGGACGCTGCGTAGCCATAATCACATGAATACCAGCAGCACGCGCCATTTGTGCCAAACGTTGAACTGCCCCTTCAATATCTTTTCCTGCAACAAGCATCAAATCTGCCATTTCATCAATAATAACAACAATATAGGGCATAGGGTTTAAATCGAGAGTTTCTGTCTCATAAAGAGGCTCGCCAGTCGTGCGATCAAATCCCACTTGGACCGTTCGCGTCAATGTCTCGCCCTGACTTTGTGCCTCTTTTAAACGCGCGTTAAAACCATCAATATTACGAACGCCAACTTTTGACATTTTACTATAGCGTTCTTCCATTTCTCGAACAGCCCACTTAAGAGCAATCACTGCTTTTTTAGAATCTGTTACCACCGGCGTCAGTAAATGTGGAATACCGTCATAAATCGAAAGTTCAAGCATTTTAGGATCTATCATAATTAAGCGGCATTGCTCAGGTGTCATACGATAAAGAAGCGACAAAATCATTGTATTAATGGCAACAGATTTACCCGACCCTGTGGTACCTGCTACCAAAAGA is a genomic window containing:
- a CDS encoding exodeoxyribonuclease III, translating into MFFRIATWNINSIRLRLSQVLRYLDLFSPDILCLQETKCPDHLFPSESFQAAGYEHIVFNGQKSYNGVAIVSRLPLFDVEKRFFCQKEESRYLSVIVEVFGKTIRIHNFYVPAGGDEPDVNVNEKFRHKLDFLEEMSSIRADRGDGLSSLLLGDLNIAPLEDDVWSHEKLLNVVSHTPIETERLQALCREGGWVDLMRIKFPVPTKLYTWWSYRARDWALADRGRRLDHIWSSPDLAPFMDDLSIFRAARGEPQPSDHVPVQTVFDFSRKV
- a CDS encoding MacB family efflux pump subunit, coding for METKQTDAVLVLENITREFRAGETLVPILKNINLTIKRGEMVAIVGASGSGKSTLMNILGCLDRPSGGRYWVSGKEIALLSADDLSALRRNHFGFIFQRYHLLYELTALGNVEMPAIYARCASAIRRKRAQSLLTRLGMGDRMNHRPNQLSGGQQQRVSIARALMNDADVILADEPTGALDKHSGQEVLRILDELHQEGRTIVMVTHDMDVAKRAQRIIEISDGEIISDNVSKVKKVRSNIQSHYTVKDLKNHQQLGAFRSFMDRFYEAFTMALFAMNAHRMRTFLTMLGVIIGIASVIAMVSLGNGTQKKILENFKSLGTNILTILPGKSFSDPLADKITSLVEDDAQALSGLPYVDGVTPQISVSSTVYYRGIEANAVVVGVGEQFFQTHGFTVVEGQLFNKQSVHDRTLDLVIEKEAIASLFPHSHESPVGKVVRVGKVPARIIGVVTSNNEAGVSNTLQVYLPYTAVQTRFLGTTIVRAITVKIADNVDSKLAEAEVRRFLIMRHGQEDFFIRNSESFRQRLMQSTQILTLLVTSIAAISLIVGGIGVMNIMLVTVSERISEIGVRMAVGARQSDILQQFLIEAILMCAIGGSFGILLGLSVGSLFSLFSLPIQLVYTINSIIIAFVFSAFIGVCFGFFPARKASQLDPVIALARD
- a CDS encoding efflux RND transporter periplasmic adaptor subunit, with the translated sequence MKYNIKRKKFVLLCIVVFLIVFLGLVRTLFFGNSTQAYITAVVKRGDIEESVLASGIVRPYRLVAVGARATGRVIAMHVSPGSVVKEGDLLAEIDPTDQENDLKRKKAVLSHYYASLMEQEAHLTLAQKNLARQKEMIKAHAVSRANFDDALIQVKIREAQIAQLREQIVQAQIDVESAEVNLSYTRITAPSAGTVLETVVEEGQNVNAVQSVPTIVILGDLSKMTVKAQISEADILKVHAGQALYFTIFGDSQRRYDGILETVEPAPESIRSDISINPEMSGGGSALASSAIYYNGLVHVDNKDNFLRTYMTAQVHIILARSHNVLLVPSDALHDETKEHKAWVRVLVGKNKVVAKQVTIGLNNKVMAEVVSGLSEGDVVITSSNDGLILEDTDWQSEDEI
- a CDS encoding efflux transporter outer membrane subunit — translated: MRINTLRWIASKNFYYSFFSVFLILSGCAVGPDYHKTSFSVPAIWGRQSAQISEHPVTLAGWWRRFNDPILNELVDDAISGNNNVAVAKARIREARASVGQAAGYLTPSVSSSISGNRVSEQPDVSLSQYRGGFDASWELDLFGGHKRAVEAARYGLDSAVEDMRSVMVTLLGDVATNYVEMRGWQEKLLIARQIVVSQRKTFELMRTKLAAGEVSELDFSNAQAQMANTEADIFQMEASLAMNIHRLSVLTGRVPTALEAILQKSAKKEGAIPQPQWPIPAGIPADILLTRPDLRRAERQYAQATARIGQREADLYPSVTLTGRISTAATQIGHLGKNSTIGWSFGPGLQFPFFDGGQRIASVEVARAQRDQAFITYRAEVLGALEDVENALVRLYKEHQRLEKLVVANAAALRSLELSQLLFESGNVSFFEFLDARRSYYSSQMALKDSCVSVAVQYIALMKALGGGWDGVVDVSRPEIVDDVVGLRVKINEGEKVQS